Proteins co-encoded in one Ictalurus punctatus breed USDA103 chromosome 18, Coco_2.0, whole genome shotgun sequence genomic window:
- the gabra1 gene encoding gamma-aminobutyric acid receptor subunit alpha-1, whose protein sequence is MMWARLGAAWIWAWLLAVNVLGKSSNQNGSDEQKDNTTVFTRILDSLLDGYDNRLRPGLGERVTEVKTDIFVTSIGPVSDHDMEYTIDVFFRQSWKDERLKFKGPMAVLRLNNLMASKIWTPDTFFHNGKKSVAHNMTMPNKLLRITEEGTLLYTMRLTVRAECPMHLEDFPMDAHACPLKFGSYAYTRAEVVYVWTRGAAQSVVVAEDGSRLNQYDLMGQTVDSGVVQSSTGEYVVMTTHFHLKRKIGYFVIQTYLPCIMTVILSQVSFWLNRESVPARTVFGVTTVLTMTTLSISARNSLPKVAYATAMDWFIAVCYAFVFSALIEFATVNYFTKRGYAWDGKSVVPEKQKKKKESLLKKNNTYTAATATAFAPNIARDPGLATIAKSAPPPPTEPKEEPKPKPAEAKKTFNSVSKIDRIARIAFPLLFGTFNLVYWATYLNKKPKIQDALTPH, encoded by the exons AGCAGCGTGGATCTGGGCCTGGTTACTGGCGGTCAACGTTCTGGGCAAAAG ctCAAATCAGAACGGATCGGACGAGCAGAAGGACAACACCACCGTCTTCACCCGCATCCTGGACAGTCTGCTGGACGGCTACGATAACCGTCTCAGGCCCGGACTTGGTG AGCGCGTGACTGAGGTGAAGACCGACATCTTCGTGACGAGTATCGGCCCCGTCTCCGATCACGACATG GAATACACCATAGACGTGTTCTTCAGACAGAGCTGGAAGGACGAGCGTTTGAAGTTTAAAGGTCCAATGGCCGTGCTGCGCCTCAACAACCTGATGGCCAGTAAGATCTGGACCCCCGACACGTTCTTCCACAACGGCAAGAAATCGGTAGCGCACAACATGACAATGCCCAATAAACTGCTGCGCATCACGGAGGAGGGAACGCTGCTCTACACCATGAG GTTGACGGTGAGAGCTGAGTGCCCGATGCACTTGGAGGATTTCCCCATGGATGCTCACGCCTGTCCACTCAAATTTGGCAGCT atgCGTACACGCGGGCGGAGGTGGTGTACGTGTGGACGAGAGGAGCAGCTCAGTCAGTGGTGGTGGCTGAAGACGGATCTCGGCTGAACCAGTACGACCTGATGGGACAGACGGTGGACTCAGGAGTCGTCCAGTCCAGCACCG GCGAGTACGTTGTCATGACAACACACTTCCACCTGAAAAGGAAGATCGGCTACTTTGTCATTCAGACGTATCTGCCATGCATCATGACCGTCATCCTGTCACAGGTTTCCTTCTGGCTCAACAGAGAATCCGTTCCTGCTAGAACTGTGTTTG GAGTGACCACTGTCCTGACCATGACCACTCTGAGTATCAGCGCTAGAAACTCTCTGCCCAAAGTGGCCTACGCCACCGCTATGGACTGGTTCATCGCCGTCTGCTATGCCTTCGTGTTCTCCGCCCTCATCGAATTCGCCACTGTCAACTATTTCACAAAGAGGGGTTATGCCTGGGACGGGAAGAGCGTTGTACCTGAAAAG caaaagaagaaaaaggagtcTCTCCTGAAGAAGAACAATACCTACACAGCTGCCACGGCAACCGCTTTCGCCCCCAACATCGCCAGAGATCCAGGATTAGCGACCATCGCCAAAAGCGCACCTCCTCCACCAACCGAGCCAAAAGAAGAGCCGAAACCCAAACCGGCTGAGGCAAAGAAAACGTTCAACAGTGTGAGCAAAATTGACCGGATCGCCAGAATAGCGTTTCCTCTACTCTTTGGTACCTTTAACCTGGTCTACTGGGCAACTTATCtaaataaaaaacccaaaatTCAAGACGCGCTAACACCCCACTAA